A stretch of Ischnura elegans chromosome 4, ioIscEleg1.1, whole genome shotgun sequence DNA encodes these proteins:
- the LOC124157696 gene encoding uncharacterized protein LOC124157696 — protein sequence MLNIRRLLAWRALHLVLVLHLLKCSLLAEASLPLSHGGSSSFSTLRKPRLVLRHSSNDVGALLDFFNVDTLGISGNLSDAVICTVKGGHLLEDSDERLSSVSIKSLPKSEEWRATKEMGLGSSFILQTKTIFNISYDVEGNLTCQDTLGVVLPSNTILLRFRNRETLIVKLKGSQHRNDSENYEVLRHVNKLYAKITFSKQEGRLLHLKRFPEPEAVLRVSYLSESGLFDQQKLYTDVNEATRFIVEEEKLQMVYIRSTRYCFPVEEGNFTWPLTPAGTRTLPENPCLDVNDNPHPFRACEGNFFQGVSWDVLPKRPNVCLDNAVRSSRILNLTKKLTKGDLLQKLYGEIAGDTPLSPVEVYFAAETLKNCSEKVILSSQDIATPNVSTVVKVMDAILKTNKSVIKMADNSYGSSKIILQSMLHLIIKAASPLPVPVTGKYFSAFASEAGTGIQGFAYFADKLEDSESKLKTFFRNTTSRVVAEKPSLLAYLMNQTEDYSMISTLFEDDSLFSAAEYPGMKIEGPVFGVKLFKNAGGELKEPQPIPILIRLKKSNKYPLQCVSWEISSMGGWSSSSCIKYFDYNLYYGCLCIAVSSLDTFFTVVRNEFEVQSSASLLRLLPLKSNDGAILTVFGARFGSKIPQADGDINCSLSWRSHNLNASTHLDSSHVPKVKWITTITYRFTQKLTFFRIKSDGEGYLQCRDTLDLGLISNENFLSKPNSASIIFAGNGFSSKMRDIQKFFEENSAEFNFSNIHVGDINGDFTIRITQIMEKKHSDFINSIRDFSSKLALAIKLPFPEIRSNHVCLENVDEGFIWPTIKYNHRATPINPCIDNSHAPFPVRECIGDFISGVRWGESPKRPNPCEQPSTRTQKLQNLTKNETENDVFKEILDSIENVANMTVIETYHLKRALKNLAEEISKPDSEAPKPNLTSVANIVNAFIEAENKMETKTEEIVPGVPDTLLTSIDKLLEKASTPIATPVITTHFSAAAVSPGTQVKGFMSAGYEIVPISENDNIETFQDYTPDVGAVLIQAPEKVGITYSTFKDETLFISANRTEGKPVASKIIGLNAFGHEESLSPTNLMAFIFFSRDPNEMSRDCHFWDVEMSEWSREGCTLVPSCDHPDWAPKDVDACLCTHLTHFAMLVSERDEFLSQDYLLHLITVIGCSISFISLIGIFCIGIIFPRWTHGASKKVQLNLSASLTLLMGVYLIIAFQGNCPYNIESCIIFGALLHYAVLASFSWMLVVGFLQLMRLTRSTALSARTQAGTHLVLRASVLGWGAPALPVAITLIVGTDLYVRRPNSSLCYPTGKSFFAGILFPVAVILTINTIIFLWLIRSLFCSKLQGMRVHEGNQRRRSILRFYAALFLFCLLGMSWVFGLFIELVSLSERAVTFLSYLFSILATLQGTSLFIFFVACERRVGERLSRAATIFKGRGTDIDTKIRYTAKVDTSSSSKTTDSGIYFTSERSKSSRKPSS from the exons gTTCCTTTTCAACTCTCCGAAAGCCAAGGCTTGTCCTACGACATTCAAGCAATGATGTAGGTGCATTACTTGACTTCTTCAATGTAGATACCCTTGGAATAAGCGGTAATCTCAGTGATGCAGTCATTTGTACAGTCAAGGGAGGTCACCTTTTGGAAGATAGCGATGAAAGGTTATCTTCAGTCTCCATTAAGAGCTTACCCAAGAGTGAAGAATGGAGGGCAACAAAGGAGATGGGACTTGGGAGTTCTTTTATACTCCAgaccaaaacaatttttaatatatcctATGATGTTGAGGGCAACCTGACTTGTCAAGACACTTTAGGAGTAGTATTACCATCCAATACCATCTTGCTTCGATTTAGGAACAGAGAAACTTTGATTGTCAAATTGAAAGGCAGCCAACATCGTAATGATTCAGAAAACTATGAGGTATTGAGGCATGTGAACAAGCTATATGCCAAGATTACATTTTCAAAGCAGGAGGGGAGACTTCTACATTTGAAACGCTTTCCTGAACCAGAGGCTGTGTTGAGAGTGTCTTATTTAAGTGAATCGGGACTATTTGATCAGCAAAAGCTCTATACTGATGTGAATGAGGCAACAAGGTTTATAGTAGAGGAAGAAAAACTGCAGATGGTATACATTAGGAGCACTCGCTATTGCTTTCCAGTGGAAGAGGGTAACTTCACTTGGCCTTTGACCCCAGCAGGTACAAGGACACTCCCTGAAAATCCATGCTTGGATGTCAATGACAATCCTCATCCATTTAGGGCTTGTGAAGGAAACTTCTTCCAGGGTGTATCCTGGGATGTGTTACCTAAACGCCCCAATGTATGTCTTGATAATGCAGTGAGAAGCTCGAGAATTTTAAATCTCACGAAGAAATTGACTAAAGGTGATTTGCTCCAAAAACTGTATGGAGAGATTGCAGGTGATACACCTCTTTCCCCAGTTGAA GTCTATTTTGCTGCCGAAACCTTAAAGAATTGCTCAGAAAAAGTAATATTATCATCACAAGATATTGCAACTCCAAATGTCTCAACTGTAGTGAAAGTGATGGATGCAATTCTTAAGACAAATAAATCAGTTATCAAGATGGCCGATAATTCGTATGGGTCATCTAAAATAATATTGCAGTCTATGCTTCATCTCATTATCAAGGCTGCATCTCCTTTACCAGTACCTGTGACTGGCAAATATTTCTCTGCTTTTGCATCGGAGGCAGGTACAGGCATCCAGGGCTTTGCTTATTTTGCTGACAAATTAGAAGACTCGGAAAGCAAGTTGAAGACATTTTTTCGTAATACGACTAGTCGAGTTGTGGCCGAAAAACCCTCCTTACTTGCCTACCTCATGAACCAAACTGAGGATTACAGTATGATATCTACTCTCTTTGAAGATGACTCCCTTTTTAGTGCAGCTGAATATCCAGGGATGAAGATTGAGGGACCTGTATTTGGggtgaaactttttaaaaatgcaGGAGGAGAATTAAAAGAGCCGCAGCCCATACCAATCTTAAtccgtttaaaaaaaa GTAACAAGTACCCTCTGCAATGTGTCTCCTGGGAGATAAGCAGCATGGGTGGATGGTCCAGCAGCAGTTGCATCAAGTATtttgattataatttatattacGGCTGTCTATGCATAGCCGTCTCATCCTTGGACACTTTTTTCACAGTAGTGAGAAATGAATTTGAAG tacAAAGCAGTGCATCACTTTTGAGACTGCTACCCTTGAAAAGCAATGATGGCGCAATATTGACAGTTTTTGGAGCAAGATTTGGATCAAAAATTCCACAAGCAGACGGAGATATTAATTGCTCATTGTCTTGGCGTAGCCATAATTTGAATGCCTCAACACATCTGGATTCCAGCCATGTACCAAAAGTGAAGTGGATTACAACTATAACTTATCGTTTCACTCAGAAACTTACATTCTTTAGGATAAAATCTGATGGGGAGGGGTATTTGCAGTGCAGGGATACCTTGGACCTTGGtttgatttcaaatgaaaattttctgagcAAACCAAACAGTGCTTCGATAATATTTGCTGGGAATGGATTTAGTTCCAAAATGAGAGATATACAAAAATTCTTTGAAGAGAATTCTGCAGAATTCAACTTCAGCAATATTCATGTTGGTGATATAAATGGAGATTTTACAATCCGCATCACACAAATAATGGAGAAGAAGCATTCAGATTTTATAAACTCAATAAGAGATTTTTCATCAAAGCTAGCCCTTGCCATTAAACTACCATTTCCAGAAATAAGAAGTAATCATGTCTGTCTTGAGAATGTTGATGAGGGTTTCATTTGGCCCACTATCAAGTACAATCACAGAGCAACTCCCATTAATCCATGCATAGATAACTCCCATGCTCCCTTTCCTGTTCGTGAGTGCATTGGAGACTTCATCTCTGGAGTTCGATGGGGTGAGAGCCCCAAGAGACCGAACCCATGTGAGCAGCCATCGACCAGAACTCAAAAACTTCAAAATCTCACAAAAAATGAGActgaaaatgatgtttttaaggaaattttggaTTCCATAGAAAATGTGGCAAACATGACAGTTATTGAG ACCTACCACTTGAAGAGAGCTTTGAAAAATCTAGCGGAAGAGATTTCAAAGCCTGACTCTGAAGCTCCTAAACCCAACTTAACTTCAGTAGCCAATATTGTTAATGCATTTATTGAGGCAGAAAATAAGATGGAAACAAAAACTGAAGAAATTGTACCAGGTGTGCCAGACACGTTGCTGACTTCCATTGacaaattgcttgaaaaagcATCAACTCCGATAGCAACCCCTGTTATCACAACACACTTCTCTGCTGCAGCGGTCTCTCCAGGCACTCAAGTCAAAGGTTTTATGTCTGCTGGCTATGAAATAGTTCCGATATCTGAAAATGATAacatagaaacttttcaggactATACTCCTGATGTTGGAGCCGTATTAATTCAAGCTCCTGAGAAGGTTGGCATCACATACTCTACCTTCAAAGATGAAACTCTTTTCATAAGTGCTAACAGGACAGAGGGAAAACCAGTTGCCAGTAAAATTATTGGTTTGAATGCATTTGGTCATGAGGAATCATTGTCTCCAACAAATTTGATggcatttatctttttttcacgAG ATCCCAATGAAATGAGCCGTGATTGCCACTTTTGGGATGTGGAAATGAGTGAATGGTCGAGGGAAGGATGCACTCTAGTTCCTTCATGTGATCATCCTGATTGGGCTCCCAAAGATGTGGATGCCTGCCTTTGCACACACCTCACGCACTTTGCCATGCTGGTCTCTGAGAGAGATGAATTTCTCTCTCAAGATTACCTCCTCCACCTCATAACTGTGATTGGATGTTCGATATCATTCATTTCTCTCATAGGTATATTCTGCATTGGGATCATATTCCCGAGGTGGACTCATGGTGCGAGTAAAAAGGTGCAACTCAATCTATCTGCCTCTCTTACTCTTCTGATGGGAGTATACCTCATCATTGCTTTTCAGGGTAATTGTCCTTACAACATAGAATCATGCATTATATTTGGTGCTTTGTTACACTATGCAGTTCTAGCATCATTCTCTTGGATGCTAGTTGTTGGCTTTCTTCAGCTCATGAGGTTGACAAGAAGTACAGCACTCAGTGCTAGGACACAGGCGGGAACTCACTTGGTCCTCCGTGCCTCAGTGCTTGGCTGGGGGGCACCTGCATTGCCAGTAGCCATCACCCTGATAGTGGGAACTGATCTGTATGTCCGCCGCCCAAACTCATCTCTATGCTATCCAACAGGAAAGTCATTCTTTGCCGGCATTTTGTTCCCAGTGGCAGTCATCCTTACAATCAACACTATCATTTTCCTATGGCTCATTCGCTCCTTGTTCTGTAGCAAATTGCAGGGAATGAGGGTGCATGAGGGTAATCAGAGACGCAGATCCATACTGCGCTTTTATGCCGCTCTGTTTCTTTTCTGCCTTCTTGGCATGTCATGGGTCTTTGGTTTGTTCATAGAACTTGTATCTTTATCAGAGAGGGCTGTTACATTTTTATCATATCTCTTCAGTATATTGGCTACCTTACAAGGAACttctcttttcatattttttgtagcCTGTGAAAGGAGGGTTGGTGAAAGACTTTCCAGGGCTGCCACAATTTTTAAGGGTAGAGGGACTGATATTGACACCAAGATTCGTTATACAGCTAAAGTTGATACCAGCTCATCTAGCAAGACAACAGACTCGGGCATTTATTTTACTTCCGAGAGAAGTAAAAGTTCTCGCAAACCTAGCTCCTAG